Sequence from the Burkholderia cepacia genome:
TGCTGAGCGCGCCGTGCTCGACCGGCGAGGAGCCCTATTCGATCGCGATGGCGCTGCTCGACGCCGGCATCGGCCCGTCGCGCTTCAGCGTCGACGCGATCGACATCAGCGCGCGCGCGATCGAGCGCGCCCGGGACGGCCTCTACGGCCGCAATTCGTTTCGCGGCCATCCGCTCGAATTCCGCGACCGCCATTTCCGCGAGACGGCCGGCGGCTGGCAGCTCGACGCGCGCGTGCAGGAGCCGGTCCGGTTCGTGCGGGCAAGCCTGTTCGACCTGCCGCTCGACGCCGCCGCGCGCTACGACTTCATCTTCTGCCGCAACGTGCTGATCTACTTCAACCGCGACGCGCAGGACCAGTCGATCCGGCTGCTCGACCAGCAGCTCGCGGACGGCGGCACGATCTTCGTCGGGCCGGCCGAGACCGGCCTGATGATGCGCCATCCGCTGACGCCCGCGCGCATCCCGCTCGCGTTCGCGTTCCATCGCGCGCCGCCGGGCGCGATGACGCCGACGACGGCGGGCGCCACCGCATCGGACGGCAAGCCGCCGAACGCCGCGCGCGCCCAGCCGGCGCGACCGGCGAAGGCGCCGTTCGTGGCAGCGGCCCGCGTCGCCGCCGCCGTGCACATGCCTGCGCCCGCGGCACCCGCACCGGTCGCGCGCACCCGGGCGGCCCTGCCCGACGGACGCTTGCCGCTTCGCGCCGCGCCTGCCTCGTCGCCCGCCGGCGCCACGCCGACGCTCGACGACGCCCGCCAACTCGCCGACACGGGCCGGCTCGACGAAGCCGAGCGCGCCGCGCACGCGTTCACGATCGTGCACGGGCCGCACGCGGACGCGTTCTACCTGCTCGGGCTGATCGCCGATGCGCGCGGCCTCGACGCCGACGCGCAGGACTTCTATCGCAAGACGCTGTATCTGGAGCCGGCCCATTACGAAGCGCTGACGCACCTCGCCACGCTGCGCGACGCGGCCGGCGACGCCGACGGCGCGCGGCAGCTGATGGCGCGCGCGCAACGCGCGAGCGCGCTGCGCGGCGCGCCGACGGCCGACCTGACGAATGACCGCGGAGGAACCGATGGTTCACGCCGCTCATGACGACCGCGCGCCGGCGCGGCGCATCGACGACTGCTGGAACCGCATCGGCACGCGCGGCGACGGTACGTGCCCGCGCCTCGCGGCGCACGCGCGCTGCCTGAACTGCCCGGTGTTCGCGCAGGCCGCCGCGACGCTGCTCGACCGGCCGCTCTCCGACGCGGATTTCGCCGAGGCCGCGCGCACGGCCCATGAGGCCCATGACACTCATAAGGCCCATAAGGCGCCGCCGGATGCGCGCGCCGACGATGCGAACGCGCCGCAAACCGCGCTCGCGTTCCGGATCGCCGACGAATGGCTCGGGCTGCCCGTCCCCGCGCTGCGCCAGATCGACGGGCCGCGGCCGATCCATCCGCTGCCGCATCGGCGCAACGGCGTGGTGCTCGGGCTCGTCAACGTCCGCGGCACGCTGACGATCGCCGCGTCGCTCGGCGCGCTTCTCAGCCTCGATCTCGGCCTCGACCTCGGCCTCGAGCACGACGCCGCCGGCCGGCATGCGCCGCGCCACGCGCATGCGCGGCTGCTGGTCGTCGAGCATCGCGGCGACACGGTCGCGCTGCCCGTCGACGAGGTCGAGGGCGTGCTGCGTTTCGCGGCATCCGCGCTGCTGCCGGCGCCGACGACGCTCGCCCACGCCGCCACGATGCACACGCGAGGCCTGCTCGCGTGGCGCGACACGACGCTCGGGCTGCTCGATACCGACCGCGTGTTCGACTCGCTCGCCCGGAGCCTGCGATGAGCACCGACGACGACCTGACGCGCCTGTCGCTGCTCGACCTGTTCCGCGAGGAAGCGCAGACCCAGGCGCAGGCGCTCGCGGACGGGCTGCTCACGCTCGAGCATGCGAGCACCGATGCCGCCGCGCTCGAAGCGTGCATGCGCGCCGCGCATTCGCTGAAAGGCGCGGCGCGCATCATCGACCTGCACGACGGCGTCAAGGTCGCGCACGCGATGGAGGAATGCTTCGTCGCCGCGCAACGGGGCACGCTGACGCTGACGGCCGCGCATATCGACGATCTGCTGCACGGCGTGGACCTGCTGCTGCGCATCGGCGACGCCGATCCGGCGACGGCGGTCGCGCGCGCGGACATCGACGCGCTCACCGCGCGGCTGGCCGGGCGAGAGCCGGACGGCGCGCCGGATACGCGCGACGCAGGCCCGATGCCCGCGATGCCGGAAGCGGACGAATCATCCGGCACGCCGCGCGCCGCGCCTGACCGGCAAGCGCCGCGCGCACCGGCCGTTCCGTCGCACGACGCAGGCACGCCGCCGCCGTCGCCGCCCCACTCCGACGCGCGCCGCGATCCGCAGCGCATGCTGCGCGTGCGCGCCGAACAGCTCGACCGGCTGCTGGGCCTGTCCGGCGAGTCGCTGGTGGAATCGCACTGGCTGAAGCCGTTCACCGGGTCGATCCTGCGCATCAAGCGGATGCAGCGCGACGTCGCGCGCGCGCTCGACGTGGTCGTCGAAACGCTCGCCGAGCGTCTCGACCCGGCCGCGCTCGCGGCGCTGAACGACGTGCGCCAGGGGCTCGGCCAGTTGCAGCTGCAGCTCGGCGCGCGCATCGACGAACTCGACCGGTTCGATCGCCGCAGCACCCATCTCGCGCAGCAGCTTTACGACGAGGCGCTGCGCTGCCGGATGCGCCCGTTCGGCGACGCCGCGCATGCGTATCCGCGCATCGTCCGCGATCTCGCGCGCTCGCTCGGCAAGCAGGTGCGTTTCTCGATCGTCGGCGAGGGCACGCAGGTCGACCGCGACATCCTCGACCTGCTCGACGCACCGCTCGGCCACCTGCTGCGCAACGCGATCGACCACGGCGTCGAGCCGCCCGACGCGCGCATCACATGCGGCAAGCCGGCCGAGGCGAGCGTGACGCTCGAAGCGCGCCACAGCGCGGGCCAACTGCTGATCTCCGTCAGCGACGACGGCGCCGGCATCGACCTCGACGCGTTGCGCGCCGCCGTCGTGCGGCGGCGGCTCGCCGACGACGAGACCGCCGCGCGGCTGTCCGATCCCGAACTGCTCGAATTCCTGCTGCTGCCGGGTTTCTCGATGCGCGATGCGGTGACCGACGTGTCGGGCCGCGGCGTCGGGCTCGACGCGGTGCACGACATGGTGAAGGCCGTGCGCGGCGCGGTGCGGATCTTCACCGAACCGGGGCGCGGCGCGCGCTTCGTGCTGCAGTTGCCGCTGACGCTGTCGATCGTGCGCAGCCTGCTCGTCGAGGTCGGCGGCGAGGCATACGCGATCCCGCTCGCGCACGTGCGCCGCACGCTCGAACTCGCGCGCAACGACATCGACATGCTCGAAGGCCAGCAGCACTTCCGCTTCGACGGCCGGGCGATCGGGCTCGTCACCGCGCACCAGCTGCTCGGCGCACGCGC
This genomic interval carries:
- a CDS encoding hybrid sensor histidine kinase/response regulator codes for the protein MSTDDDLTRLSLLDLFREEAQTQAQALADGLLTLEHASTDAAALEACMRAAHSLKGAARIIDLHDGVKVAHAMEECFVAAQRGTLTLTAAHIDDLLHGVDLLLRIGDADPATAVARADIDALTARLAGREPDGAPDTRDAGPMPAMPEADESSGTPRAAPDRQAPRAPAVPSHDAGTPPPSPPHSDARRDPQRMLRVRAEQLDRLLGLSGESLVESHWLKPFTGSILRIKRMQRDVARALDVVVETLAERLDPAALAALNDVRQGLGQLQLQLGARIDELDRFDRRSTHLAQQLYDEALRCRMRPFGDAAHAYPRIVRDLARSLGKQVRFSIVGEGTQVDRDILDLLDAPLGHLLRNAIDHGVEPPDARITCGKPAEASVTLEARHSAGQLLISVSDDGAGIDLDALRAAVVRRRLADDETAARLSDPELLEFLLLPGFSMRDAVTDVSGRGVGLDAVHDMVKAVRGAVRIFTEPGRGARFVLQLPLTLSIVRSLLVEVGGEAYAIPLAHVRRTLELARNDIDMLEGQQHFRFDGRAIGLVTAHQLLGARAPDPARDSVATVVIGDEWDACGVAVDRFLGECMLVIQPLDRRLGKVKDIAAAALMDNGEPVLIIDVEDLLRSVDKLARGGRLDRVQREQHAAVARSRRVLVVDDSLTVRELERKLLEKRGYDVTVAVDGMDGWNALRGAAFDLVVTDIDMPRMDGIELVTLIRRDAALKALPVMIVSYKDREEDRRRGLDAGADHYLAKSSFHDETLLDAVRDLIGEARP
- a CDS encoding chemotaxis protein CheW, translated to MVHAAHDDRAPARRIDDCWNRIGTRGDGTCPRLAAHARCLNCPVFAQAAATLLDRPLSDADFAEAARTAHEAHDTHKAHKAPPDARADDANAPQTALAFRIADEWLGLPVPALRQIDGPRPIHPLPHRRNGVVLGLVNVRGTLTIAASLGALLSLDLGLDLGLEHDAAGRHAPRHAHARLLVVEHRGDTVALPVDEVEGVLRFAASALLPAPTTLAHAATMHTRGLLAWRDTTLGLLDTDRVFDSLARSLR
- a CDS encoding CheR family methyltransferase, whose amino-acid sequence is MNADDPRFDAWLSCETGMDPATLGNHALARAVAERARVALGDARPPAGDGAIDAYWQLLNASADERQALIETLVVPETWFFRDREAFAALARLADARLVREPARTLRVLSAPCSTGEEPYSIAMALLDAGIGPSRFSVDAIDISARAIERARDGLYGRNSFRGHPLEFRDRHFRETAGGWQLDARVQEPVRFVRASLFDLPLDAAARYDFIFCRNVLIYFNRDAQDQSIRLLDQQLADGGTIFVGPAETGLMMRHPLTPARIPLAFAFHRAPPGAMTPTTAGATASDGKPPNAARAQPARPAKAPFVAAARVAAAVHMPAPAAPAPVARTRAALPDGRLPLRAAPASSPAGATPTLDDARQLADTGRLDEAERAAHAFTIVHGPHADAFYLLGLIADARGLDADAQDFYRKTLYLEPAHYEALTHLATLRDAAGDADGARQLMARAQRASALRGAPTADLTNDRGGTDGSRRS